The genomic region ACCGGTTCAGCACCCGGGTGCGGTGGCCGAGCGTGGCCGCGGCGCCGCCCGCGGCGAGGACCGCCGCGATCGCTCCCACGCTCGGCTGCGCCAGCCAGCCGCTCGCCGCGGTCGCGGCCAGGAGCGTCGTGGTCGCCTCGCGGACGCCGACCAGGCGCGGCGGGCGGTGCGGTCCCGGGTCCAGCCCGTCGGGCCCGAGCCGCACCTCCGGGGGGCGCGGCCACAGCCGAACCACGCGGTCCTCGGGCCGGACCCGGTCCGGCCCGGCCCCGCCGTCCGCGGCGGCCATCAGCAGCTCCAGCTCCCCGGTCGGGTACTCGGGCGCAGGGGCCGCCGCCGTCGGCGGGACCTCCCGGGCCAGCACCCGCAGCGTGGGGACGACCAGGTCCCGGTACGGCTCGCCGACCCGCCAGCTGGCCCGCACCAGGTCGCGGCGGGTGCTGCGCTCCCGCATCCGCCGGTTCACCTCGGCGAAGTCCGCCACCGGCGGTGGTGCGTACGGCGAGAACCCGGCGTCCACGTGAGCGACGCCGTCGACGATGTCCCCGTCCTCGTCCACGCCGTGGAAGCCGGTGTGCTTGCGCACCAGGCGGTCCCAGTCGTTGCCGCCCTTGGGGTGCTCCTCGGAGACGCAGACGACCGACCAGGTCACCGCGACCTTCTCGGGCCAGGCCGGGTCGGTGCGCAGCGCCCGGCCCCGGGTCTGGACCACCGCGGTCGTGGTGGTCGCGGTGCTCAGGTCCACCAGCGTGCTCACCCGGCGGGCGTCCCAGCCCTCGCCGAGCAGCCCGCGGGTGCCGACCAGCACCTGGCACCGGCCCGCCTCGAACAGCTCGGTGATCGCGCCGACCCAGCGGCGGCTGGTCCAGGGGCCGGTCACCCGGGCCACCGGCCCGTCCTCGGTGATCACCAGGGCCGCGGCCAGCGCGAGGTCGCTGCGGCCGACGTGGTCGACGAGCGCCTCGAGCACCTCGCGGGTGCCGGCGACTGTCGAGCCGGTCACCAGCATCGGGGAGAGGGCCCGGGTCGTCGGGTCCGCCGCCAGGGCCGCGAGCACGGCGGTGGCGGACCCCGCCTGCGGGTCGATCACGTCCAGCAGCCGGGTGGACACGGTCGCGCTCGCGCGCTCGTGGTCGCAGACCACGAGCACCCGGGTCCGCTCCCCCAGCGTCACCGCCTCGGCGGAGGCGATCTCCACGACCGCGGTGGTCTTGGACTCCGACCGGGCCAGCACCCGGTCGACGGCGGAGCGCCCCCGGCGGATGCCGCGGCGGGTCAGCACGTGGCCCACCGCGGGCAGCGCGCGGCGTACCGCCTCCAGGACCTGGTGGTCGCGCTCGTCGTCGGTGAGCGTCACGTGCCGGTCCAGCCAGTCGTCGAGCAGCAGCACCCAGTCCTCGACCGTCGGCGGGCGCCGGTGCGCCTCGGCGGGGCGGGCCCCGGCCGGCAGCGCGAGCAGGCCGGCGTGGTGCATGCGCAGGGCCGCGGCCGCCGCGGCCGGCTCGGCGCGGGTCACCTCCGCCCAGGTGCGGACCCGCGGCACCGGGGTGACGAAGCGCGCGTCGAGCCACTGGAGGAACGGCACCGAGCCGAAGTCGGGGCTGGTGAGGTCGGTGGTCAGCTCGGCGAACCGCACCGCCTCCCCGGCCAGCCACTCCTCCTCGTGGACGGTCGGCGTGGTCAGCCACGCGAGCTCGGCGTACGGCGCGAGGTCGCCCTCGCGGACCACGGCCGGCACGCCCGCGGTGAAGGCCGCCTCGCCGAAGAGCTCGGCGACCAGCTCGGCCTGGTCCCCGCTCAGCGCCTCCGGCGGGGTAGCGGTCAGTCCCAGGACCAGCGCGTCGGGGACCCGCTCGAGCACCTCGGCCAGCAGCCGGCCCCAGACCTCCAGGAGGTGGTGGCACTCGTCGAGCACGATCAGCAGGCGCGGGATGGAGTCCATCCGGTCCACCAGGGCGCGGCCGTTGCGGTGCAGGCGGTCCAGCAGCGACGGCTCGGCGGCAGCGCCGGGCTGGTCGTCGGCGTCCGCCGCGGGATCGGCCCCTGGGTCGGCCCCTGCGTCGACCCCTGGGTCGGCCTCTGAGTCGGGATCGAAGACCGCGACCGACTGGTAGGTCAGCGTCGTGACAGTGGTCGCCAGGTCGCGGGAGTCCCCGACCTCCAGCCCCTGCGCGGCCGCGGCGGCCGCCCACTGCCCCTGGATCGCGGTGTTCGGGCTGAGCACGACCGCGTGGGTGATGGCGCCGGACGCCAGCCGCCGCGCGATGGTCTCGGTGCCGACCCGGGTCTTGCCCGCGCCGGGCGGCAGCACCACCCAGGCCCGGGCCCGCCGCGCCGCCCAGACCTCCTCGAGCGCGTCCAGCGCGCGCCGCTGGTGCAGGCGGAGGGGTGGGGGGCTCACGCCCCGCACGCTATCGCCGCCTCGGCGGCGACGGGCCGGGACGCCACGAGCCCGCCCCGCGCAATGCGCGGGACGGGCTCGGGAGGCGGGAGCCGCAGGCTCAGCCCTTGCGCTTGTTGATCTCCTCGGTCGCGGCCGGGAGGACGGCGTGCAGGTCGCCCACGACGCCGAAGTCGACGAGCTCGAACATCGGGGCCTCCTCGTCCTTGTTGACAGCCACGATGGTCTTGGAGGTCTGCATGCCGGCGCGGTGCTGGATCGCGCCGGAGATGCCGTTCGCGACGTAGAGCTGCGGCGAGACGGTCTTGCCGGTCTGGCCCACCTGGAAGGTGTGCGGCATCCAGCCGGAGTCCACCGCGGCCCGCGAGGCGCCGACGGCCGCGCCGAGGGCGTCGGCCAGGCCTTCGACCGGCTCGAAGTTGCCGCCGGTACCACGGCCGCCGGAGACCACGATCGCGGCCTCGGTGAGCTCGGGACGACCGGTCGCCTTGCGCGGCTGCGAGGCCACGATCTGCGCCTTCTTCGCGTCGTCGGAGATCGTCGCGGCGAACTCCTCGACGGTGCCCGCGCCTGCCGACTCCTCGGGGCTCGCCGAGTTCGGCTTGACCGTGATGATCGGGGTGCCGCGGGTGACCTTCGCGGTGACCGTGAAGTTGCCGGCGAACACGCTCTGCGTGGTCACCGGGACTCCCCCGTCGACCTGGAT from Nocardioides pantholopis harbors:
- a CDS encoding DEAD/DEAH box helicase — protein: MSPPPLRLHQRRALDALEEVWAARRARAWVVLPPGAGKTRVGTETIARRLASGAITHAVVLSPNTAIQGQWAAAAAAQGLEVGDSRDLATTVTTLTYQSVAVFDPDSEADPGVDAGADPGADPAADADDQPGAAAEPSLLDRLHRNGRALVDRMDSIPRLLIVLDECHHLLEVWGRLLAEVLERVPDALVLGLTATPPEALSGDQAELVAELFGEAAFTAGVPAVVREGDLAPYAELAWLTTPTVHEEEWLAGEAVRFAELTTDLTSPDFGSVPFLQWLDARFVTPVPRVRTWAEVTRAEPAAAAAALRMHHAGLLALPAGARPAEAHRRPPTVEDWVLLLDDWLDRHVTLTDDERDHQVLEAVRRALPAVGHVLTRRGIRRGRSAVDRVLARSESKTTAVVEIASAEAVTLGERTRVLVVCDHERASATVSTRLLDVIDPQAGSATAVLAALAADPTTRALSPMLVTGSTVAGTREVLEALVDHVGRSDLALAAALVITEDGPVARVTGPWTSRRWVGAITELFEAGRCQVLVGTRGLLGEGWDARRVSTLVDLSTATTTTAVVQTRGRALRTDPAWPEKVAVTWSVVCVSEEHPKGGNDWDRLVRKHTGFHGVDEDGDIVDGVAHVDAGFSPYAPPPVADFAEVNRRMRERSTRRDLVRASWRVGEPYRDLVVPTLRVLAREVPPTAAAPAPEYPTGELELLMAAADGGAGPDRVRPEDRVVRLWPRPPEVRLGPDGLDPGPHRPPRLVGVREATTTLLAATAASGWLAQPSVGAIAAVLAAGGAAATLGHRTRVLNRWAGGVLAQVAGPPSLERVSCALADALHAAGLAGVGAEAVVVEVHPGGEHRLRLEDPTGAGAATFTEALDELLAPVGTPRYLIGHHVLAAPAGPDERPVGRARRGASALRRLRRTPPSGQVWHQVPTVLGTNGERARTLADAWGRWVGGTTLLFTGSPEGAGILAASQGADPFAVTTVVRRHWT
- a CDS encoding electron transfer flavoprotein subunit alpha/FixB family protein; protein product: MSEVLVLVDHVDGTVRKPTLELLALAKRLGEPSAVFIGGADQAAAASERLAAFGAEKVYVVDDAQTKGYLVAPKAEVLQQLAEKTSAAAVLLVSGYEGKEIAGRLAIKLGSGLITDAVDIQVDGGVPVTTQSVFAGNFTVTAKVTRGTPIITVKPNSASPEESAGAGTVEEFAATISDDAKKAQIVASQPRKATGRPELTEAAIVVSGGRGTGGNFEPVEGLADALGAAVGASRAAVDSGWMPHTFQVGQTGKTVSPQLYVANGISGAIQHRAGMQTSKTIVAVNKDEEAPMFELVDFGVVGDLHAVLPAATEEINKRKG